The Erythrolamprus reginae isolate rEryReg1 chromosome 3, rEryReg1.hap1, whole genome shotgun sequence genome contains a region encoding:
- the TMCC2 gene encoding transmembrane and coiled-coil domains protein 2 isoform X2 — protein MVHAQLDKGDVTQLNLPSNTSHSDAESNICLDVPDGNPDPQRTKAAIDHLHQKILKITEQIKIEQEARDDNVAEYLKLANNADKQQASRIKQVFEKKNQKSAQTIAQLHKKLEHYHKKLKEIEQNGPSRQPKDVFRDMHQGLKDVGANVRSSISGFGGGVVVGVKGGLSGLSQATHSAVVSKPREFASLIRNKFGSADNISHFKDTLEDGHPEEASRTLSGSATLVSSPKYGSDDECSSATSGSAAGSNSGAGAGGLGSPKSNTLESHHYNFDTIVEELRDIKDIQSHLEDSMEELKAQLQRDYTYMTQCLQEERYRYERLEEQLNDLTELHQNEMTNLKQELASMEEKVAYQSYERARDIQEAVESCLTRVTKLELQQQQQQVVQLEGVENANARALLGKFINVILALMAVLLVFVSTIASFITPMVKTRMRLLSTTLFVLFVFLLWKHWDSITYLLEHVLLPS, from the exons CTAGACAAGGGGGATGTGACCCAACTCAACCTGCCTTCCAATACAAGCCACAGTGATGCTGAAAGCAACATCTGTCTTGATGTCCCAGATGGCAACCCTGACCCACAGAGGACAAAAGCGGCCATTGACCATCTGCACCAGAAGATTCTTAAGATCACTGAGCAAATAAAGATTGAGCAGGAGGCTCGAGATGACAATGTAGCAGAATACCTGAAGCTTGCTAATAATGCTGATAAGCAGCAAGCCTCTCGAATCAAGCAGGTCTTTGAGAAGAAGAACCAGAAGTCAGCCCAAACCATTGCCCAGCTGCATAAGAAGCTTGAACATTACCACAAAAAACTAAAGGAGATTGAACAAAATGGGCCATCACGTCAGCCCAAAGATGTCTTCCGGGACATGCATCAGGGACTCAAGGATGTAGGAGCCAATGTTCGCTCCAGTATTAGTGGTTTTGGTGGTGGTGTGGTAGTGGGGGTCAAGGGTGGGTTGTCAGGCCTTTCTCAAGCAACACACTCAGCTGTCGTTTCCAAGCCCCGTGAATTTGCAAGTTTAATACGCAACAAATTTGGCAGTGCAGACAACATTTCCCACTTTAAGGACACTCTGGAAGATGGCCACCCCGAAGAGGCCTCACGGACTCTGAGTGGCAGTGCTACCCTCGTGTCCAGTCCCAAATATGGAAGCGATGATGAGTGCTCCAGTGCCACATCTGGCTCAGCAGCTGGTAGCAATTCTGGGGCTGGGGCTGGGGGCTTGGGCAGTCCTAAGTCTAACACCTTGGAAAGCCATCATTATAACTTTGACACCATTGTAGAAGAACTGAGAGATATTAAAGACATTCAATCCCATCTAGAGGACTCCATGGAAGAACTCAAGGCTCAACTCCAACGAGACTATACATACATGACTCAATGCTTGCAGGAGGAACGATACAG ATATGAACGTTTAGAAGAGCAGCTCAATGACCTGACTGAGCTTCATCAGAATGAGATGACCAATCTGAAGCAGGAACTAGCCAGCATGGAAGAGAAGGTGGCTTACCAGTCCTACGAAAGGGCCAGGGATATTCAG GAAGCTGTGGAGTCCTGCCTGACTCGGGTCACCAAGCTAGAgcttcagcagcagcagcagcaagttgTGCAACTGGAAGGAGTGGAAAACGCCAATGCCCGAGCTCTACTGGGAAAATTCATCAATGTCATCTTAGCCTTAATGGCTGTGCTGCTGGTCTTTGTCTCCACCATTGCTAGTTTCATCACTCCAATGGTGAAAACCCGCATGCGTCTCCTGAGCACCACCTTATTTGTGCTTTTTGTCTTCCTCCTCTGGAAGCACTGGGACTCCATCACTTATCTCCTGGAACATGTGCTGCTGCCTAGCTGA